A stretch of DNA from Lawsonibacter asaccharolyticus:
ATTACAGCGCCCACAACCGCAAATACTTTCTTCATGTTTTCCTCCTATTTTCTGAAAATGAAAAACCAAAAGAATAAAAAGAATATTGATGCCACTACAATAAATGTTGAAATAATTGGTAACATATCATCCTCCTAGTTGCCCTCTCCCGTGTGCCACCACGGGCGGGGGCATCCTTATATCATCCCACGGCTCTGTACGATTGCCTTAGCCACAAGATCTGTTTCATAGCCTCGCTTTCTTGCTCCAAGGCGGACGGCTGGAACATCGTGTTCTTGGGCCCATCGGTCCCCGCTGGATGGCTTTGGGTAATAGCCCATCTCTCGAGCAACGTCTACGGGGGACATGATCCCGCCGTGTCTCTCATACAGTAGCCGACGCTTTTCAGCTATCTCTTTGCCCAGCGCACTTTCTGTTCGCTGGGTCTCTCTTCTTTGCATGGCTCCTCCTTTCTGCCGCAGATGCGGCGTTTTGGTTGTCCGCCTCCCCCTTCTGTGATAAAATATAAGTGGTTAGGAGGGAGGTGAGAAAATGTCTGACTTTAATACTTTCCCCAGTGCTCCTGTTGAGGCAATCGCATATCTTTATGTCCAAACACAAGATTTAACTGGGAAAACACCCGTTCAGATCTATGAAATGTATCTTGATGCCTATTATCAGATACTGAAAGACCGGAACCAAAAGAAGAACGAAGACTGGTTTAGCCAAAAGAGAGAAGAAGTGCTGAAAGACTGACCATCGCATTTGTCAATTGATAGAGGTCTCGATCCTCTGCTGATTTCTCTGAACGCTCGGAAAGTAGCTGCAACTGCTTTTCGAGCGTTTCTTTAATCTGCTGATTGTTCATCCTTTTCACCTCCTTTATTCCCGCCCCGTCAGGGGGCGGATTATTTTTCCATTTTCATGGAATAGTCCGGTTTATTGTGCTTCTGAACTGGTATCCTGACTGCAATCCTGAATCTCCAAAATATCCCTGATGGCCTGGACAATCTTAGGGGCATTACGCTTTCCCTTTAAAATCTTATCCATGTACCCGCTGTCTGCAAAAAGCCCCGTCCGGTTTGTGATCTCCTCCTCGAGCCACTTCTGCGTCTTGCCACGCTTCAATAGCTCCGTCTTTACGCACAAACCAAACGGCGTGAATTTGCATGAATCCACGAAAATACCTCCTTCCGTACATTTATGGTTGACAAGTACTTAATATTGTACTAATATGTAAGCACCACCAAACATTGTACTTTATTTCGTGCTTGCCATGACTGTATTATAGTACTAGATTAAGTGCAAGTCAATAGTTTCGCACGAAATTAAGTGCTTTTGTGATCATGCACAAAACGGAGTACTTAATTATGAACAACTTGTACGAAAGAATTTTTTCCTTATGCTCTGAGAACGGGATAAAACCTGGGAAAATGTGTACGGATTTAGGAATCAGCAGAGGGAATATTTCAGACCTTAAAATGGGAAGAATCGAAAGCCTATCAGCAGATAAACTGGCAAAAATCGCAACATATTTTAAAGTATCTGTTGATTATCTTTTAACTGGCGAAGAAACAAAAAAAGCACCCACCGATGGTGAGCGCATAGTCAGCGACGACGATATTATGTTTGCCCTGTGGGGCGACTCCGACGACGTGGACGAAGACGACCTGGACGACGTAAAGCGATACGCCGCCTTTGTCCGGGAAAGGAAGAAGAAAAAATGATGGACCTGATGGGCCTATACCGTCTTGCGGAAGATAATGATATTGCGGTAGATTGCTTTGAACTGAAAAAGCGGGAGGCCCTTTCGGTCATGGATAGCGATGGGACTTGCTATATTGCAATCGATCCATTTAAATTAGCTTCGGAGCTAGATGAAAAAATGAAGCTGGGGCACGAACTTGGGCATAGCGTGACAGGTAGTTTCTATAACGAGTATGCGACTTGTGATGTAAGGCGGAAGCATGAAAATCGTGCAGACAAGTGGGCAATCAATGAATTTGTTTCGGAGCAAGAATTGGACGAAGCCATTGCTGACGGACATACAGAGATGTGGGACTTAGCGGACTACTTCCACGTCACTGAAGATTTTATGAAGAAAGCTGTCTGCTGGTACACACATGGGAATCTGGCGACAGAACTGTATTTTTAGTTAGAAATGGTGGTGCATTGGGGTGGAACCATTTAAGGTCCCATTTTTTAAGCGAAGCCGCGAAAAATTGGCGATGGATATTTTCCTCGATGCTGAACTATATGCAAATGCCGCGAATAAGGCAAGGAGTATATCTGCCTTTATAGAAAATTACGACCTCCTTTTAGATGCCTTTAAAAAGCTTTCTGCAATGAATGGTAGAATATCTAACCTAAAAGGAAATTTGACTGCTGAGTATTGGAAATTTGAGAGCGAATTTCAAAAACATCTGCACGATGCCATAGCGCGAAGTGCAGACGAAATTGTTGATGAGCACAAAGGGGTGTACAAATACGATAATCCGCATGTCAAGTCAAGAATCATACAGTATAAAAAAGACGTGGTAGAATACGAACATCGATGTAGTGTCGAGAATAAAGAGTTTGCATGGGCCCAATTCCGTTTTTTGTGCCACGAGTGTAATACCTTGGAGTTATTGAGACAAGACCAGATACAATTAAATTCTGATGTTCCTAATGGGTACGGGCTAGGCGAAGATCAAATTCAGAGCATTATTGATGCAGAAAAGAAATGGCAGATGGACCAGCAAGGTATTGGCATAGTAGATAGTATGGAAGGCCATGACTTCGAGTATTGGTGTGCCGATCTTCTGCGGAAAAACGGCTATGAGAATGTAGAAGTAACCCCAGGCAGTGGAGACCAGGGAATCGATGTGCTTGCAGAGAAAGACGGCATTAAATACGCCATCCAGTGTAAGTGCTACTCTAAAGACCTTGGAAATACGCCCGTTCAGGAGGCGGAGGCTGGACGTGTGTTCTACGGTTGCCATGTTGGTGTAGTTATGACCAACAGATATTTCACAAAGGGGGCAAAGGAACTTGCGGAGAAAACAAGGACCATTCTTTGGGATCGAGACAGGCTGGAAGAAATGCTGGAAAAGCAATAAAAATCCCCCGCCCCAATATTGACCATTTGAAAACGCACCTACACACTACTTCACAAAATTCCGAGGTCTTATCAATATGAACCATCTCAAACACGAAGACATCACCTCATGGACGGTAGAGCGCATCAAGTCCCTTGACGATGACTCGTTCTGCGCTGAAGCTCGTGCGTTCCTTACCTACGCCCGATCCCACAAGGGGGAACTGTCAGAGGAGGAGCTGCGGCATATCATCCAGCAGACTGAGCAGATCAACGCCGAGCTGGGCCGGAGAGAGAAGAGGAAGAAGGGGTTCTTTAGGCTTTGGGGGAAATAAAAGCCCCGCCCGAGTGGGCGAGGATGAGAAACTAGAAAGGATAATTGTATGGGAGATAAAAAGACAGCAATCAAGTTGTTTGAAAGTAAGGAAATCAGAACAGCTTGGGATTCTGAAAAAGAGGAATGGTATTTTTCAATCCAAGATGTTGTAGAGGCGTTAACCGATAGTGCAGATGTAAAACAGTATATTAAAAAGATGAAATCCAGAGACCCAGAATTAAATTTGAACTGGGGTACAATTTGTACCCTGGTTACAATGACGGCTGCTGATGGAAAATCTAGACGTGTACAAGCAACCGACACAAAAGGAATGTTGAGAATTATCCAGTCTATATCATCTCCTAAAGCAGAGCCTTTCAAACAATGGCTTGCCATGGTAGGTAGCCAGCGTTTAGACGAAACAGCTGATCCTGAATTGGCAATTCAAAGGGCCCTTTATAATTACAAGAAAAAAGGGTATTCCGACAAATGGATCACACAACGGCTTAAATCTATTGAATTTCGCAAAGAGCTTACCGATGAGTGGGACCGGGCCGGGATTAAAGACTTAGAGTATGCAATTCTCACCAACGAATTAACAAAAGCATGGGCTGGAATGACTACAGGGGAATATAAAGCATACAAGGGACTGAAAAAGGAAAGCCTCCGGGACAATATGACAAATACTGAATTAGTCCTTAATATGCTTGCGGAAGTATCCACAACCGAAATTTCAAGAGCTACCAACCCACAAGGACTCGAGCCAAGCAAAAAGGTTGCACAACAAGGTGGTGCCATCGCCAAAAACGCCCGGCAAGAACTAGAGGAGAAAACAGGGAAATCTGCAATTTCCAAGCATACAGCAAAAGACATAAAGGAACTTGATAAATAAAAATCCCCACCCGGCGCTACCAACACCGGGCAGGGAAGGGGGGCAGAAGCTATGGTCGGCAATCTGCCCTTCTATTTTATCAGAATAGGAGGCGTTGTCAATGGGCGAATATATCAGAAAGACCGCCCGGTACAATGGAAAGAAGTACGAGGCAACAGGGAAAACAGAGCTTGAAGCCATGACTAAGCTGGCGGAAAAGCTGGCAGCAGCCAAACGTGGGGAGGAAGCCATTGGCGGTTCGATGACTGTGACTGCATGGTATAAGCAGTGGAAAGCGACCTATAAGGACCCGAAGGGGCTGACCAAGAAATCCCTTGGTATGTACGATGAAAAGTTCAACGGATATATCAAGCCTGCCATCGGCTCCATGAAGCTCAAGGATGTGAAGGACGTACACCTCCAGCGTATTTTAAATGGGCAAGCGGGGAGATCCGCATCCCATGTAAAGAAGCTGCGAATGGTCATGCAGGAAATGTTTAAGAGGGCCAGACAGTCACGCCTTATTCCATACGATCCAGCTGAGCTCCTAGAGCTGCCCCATGTTCAGACGCACCAGCGGCGCTCTATAACGGACGAAGAGCGAGCAGCTATTCTTGCTGTAGCTGAGCATCACCGAGCTGGACTGTGGGTTCTTACCCTACTCTATACCGGAATGCGTCCTGGGGAGACGGCAGCCCTTACTTGGGCTGATGTGGATTTTGCAAATAATGAGATCCATGTCCACGCGGCAAAAGAAAGCGGCTCTCAGGCTATCAAAGGTCCAAAGACGGATTCCGGCGTCCGGGACATACCGATCCATTCAGACCTTCTTTGGAGGCTTCAGAACGCCAAGAAAAATTCCTTCGCTCCTGTATTCCCAACCGGGGCTGGGAACTTTCAGAATGAGAACAGCCTGCGCCGCCTTTGGACTGGCTTCAAAAGAGAATTAGACTTATACTTAGGCGCAAAGACCGAGCGGAATCGAATCGTAGAATCTGTGGTAGCTCCAGATCTCACCCCATATTGTCTGCGTCACACTTTTTGCACCGATTTGCAAAAAGCTGGTGTCCCTCTCAATGTGGCAAAAGAGCTCATGGGACACTCTGACATTCAGATGACCGCCAATATTTACACCCACAGAGACAGCTCAACACTCCATAATGGTATCGCCTTATTGGATGGGACTAGATCAATAGGCGGTGGAAATGGTGGTGGAAATAGAGAAATGTCATAAAGAAATCTCTTAGAGCCACAAGGGTTATATGGTTTTATGATATACTGCTTCCGGTTCTGAATGTTGGGGGTTCGAGTCCCTTCGGCCGTACCAACGGTGAGTCCTTTCAAGGACTCACCGTTTTTGTTTAACACAAAAACTTTTAATGGAATAATAAGAACATTTGGTTGGGGTGTCATACGATGGAAACAAAAGATTGGATTTTAATGGTCGTCCCTATTATATCAAATGGTATTCTAGTATTTATTATCCAATCTATTTTTCAGTCTAGATTAAAACATAACGAACACAAGGACGAAGTAAAACGAAAGATTAATTCTGAGTTGTTCTCTTTGCTGCTGGAATCGAAAAACAATTTTAGGGCTTTATGACATTGTTTGACAGATCATCCAGAAAGCACTGAATTATTTAATCAAAATCTTGGAAAGTTTAATTTTGGTATAAGAAAATTATTGGATTACTATAATGACTATAGTTTCTATCTGAGTAACTATTCTTCTATTATACAGCGATTAGAGTCCACTTACAATGAATATATAGCATTTGGCCGCAGTCATCTTACACTCAACAACGAAAGCAGGCAACAGCTCCAAGATTACATTAATACACTTTTTAAACTGATTTGTAACGCTTCAGAACGTTATATCAAAGAAATCTAACTGGTATCTACCTTTTAAGAGACATAGTCGTTCCTGTTGCTTGAAAACCATTGATATTACTAGGTTTTTCAAGAAATTCTGTATTGCCACTCCGACCACGCCGGAGCAAAGTCCGCTTTGCTCCGGCGTCTTTTTATGCCTGAGGCAAAAAAGACACCATTCATCCGCGCTCTTTCTCCTCTGTTCTAAACCAGACTCACTCCGCTGGGCTCCGGTTCGGGGCCGCCGCTTCGTAGCGGTATTGCTTACGACGAGCTTTTTCATTTCATTGTAAAGCTCCTCGTGCGCTCATTCTGTTTTCGGAATCACGACCACCACGCTGGTCCATGATTCAGAACCATCCCGGACGGCTTTTGTCCCAAGTTTGGCTCACTTTGGTCCCGCTATTTTTCCAGAGCCCGCCGCAGGCGATCCATGCCTGCGGCGGGCTTTTTATTTTTTCGGTGCCTGCCTCCTTTTCCCACTCCCTCCCGCAGAAGCGTGAAATCTTGACTGCACAGCTTTGATCCGTTCTCTTCTGGTTTTTTTGAAATTATTATGACATTTTCAACTCAAGATTACCCTTTTGATTATCAAGGGGTCTCAGAACGGGGCCGTTAAAAAGCATTCTGTGATTTTCTATTATAAACTTCAAAATATTACTTTGATTTTTTAAAAATCGTCATTACTTGGCCAATATTGCATCAAAATATCAAACAATTGTCATTCATTTTTAGTCGTCAAAATGTAAAATTGCACAAACTTTAGATGAAATATTTGTTTCAAAATTGAATTGACTATTTCTTATTTTTAAATTAAACTGTTCTCAATGAAATAATTATTTCAATTCGACCGATCTCAGGAGAAAGGAGAATACCCCTCCCATACAGGAGGGATCGGTGAACGGATCTCTTTGCCGGACAGAAGTTTCCGCCTCACCAAAGCAGCCAGAAACAGAAAGGAAGAACTGACATGACATTAACAGACGTATTGGTTGACTTCGCACAACTCAGCGTACTCATGATCGTTGCTGCCTGGTTGAGAAGAAAAATTTATGCTCTGCAACGCTTTTATATTCCCGCCGCCCTGCTGGCGGGCATCCTTGCGATCCTGTGCGGCCCCCAAGTCCTTGGCCAGGTCTCTCCCATCCACATGGAATTTACCACGCTGGGGCAGTGGTCGGGCGTCCTGTCCGCCATCGTGTTCAGCTGTTCTTTCCTCGGCCTGAAGCTGAACAAAGTGGGGGCCGGCGCCATGCAGACCTATTTTCTGGGCGGCACCATCCATCAACTCCAGATTGTTGTGGGCCTGACACTGACCTTCCTGCTGGGCTTGTTCATCCAGGACCTGCCTTTGGGCTTTGGTCTGTTACCTGTCATGGGCTATTATGGTGGCCACAGCATGGCCATCGCCGTTGGCACCACCTTCGTGGAAAATGGCTATATGGAAAGCGGCATTGAGCTGGGCACCACTTTCGCTACCGTCGGCCTGTTGTGCGGCGTGATCTGGGGTATGATCATCATCAACCGCGCGGCAAAAAACGGCAAGACCAGCATCAAGATGAAGATTGAGGACCTGCCCAAGGATATGCTCACTGGCTACTATGAGCCCGGACACCGCCCCTCTCTGGGCAACAGCGTCACCTCCTCCGCCACTTTAGACCCTCTGGGTGCCCAGTTAATGATGGTCGGCCTGATCATCATGGGGGGCTATCTGCTGCGCACCGGCCTGATGGCCATCAACCCCTTCTTCTCCAATCTGCCCCTGTTTGCCTGCTGTCTGATCTTCAGCGCTGTCTTCTGCATCTGTACGCAGAAGAGCGCCAAGATCAACGACATGATCGACCGCCCC
This window harbors:
- a CDS encoding hemagglutinin; this encodes MQRRETQRTESALGKEIAEKRRLLYERHGGIMSPVDVAREMGYYPKPSSGDRWAQEHDVPAVRLGARKRGYETDLVAKAIVQSRGMI
- a CDS encoding prophage antirepressor, coding for MGDKKTAIKLFESKEIRTAWDSEKEEWYFSIQDVVEALTDSADVKQYIKKMKSRDPELNLNWGTICTLVTMTAADGKSRRVQATDTKGMLRIIQSISSPKAEPFKQWLAMVGSQRLDETADPELAIQRALYNYKKKGYSDKWITQRLKSIEFRKELTDEWDRAGIKDLEYAILTNELTKAWAGMTTGEYKAYKGLKKESLRDNMTNTELVLNMLAEVSTTEISRATNPQGLEPSKKVAQQGGAIAKNARQELEEKTGKSAISKHTAKDIKELDK
- a CDS encoding integrase family protein; translation: MGEYIRKTARYNGKKYEATGKTELEAMTKLAEKLAAAKRGEEAIGGSMTVTAWYKQWKATYKDPKGLTKKSLGMYDEKFNGYIKPAIGSMKLKDVKDVHLQRILNGQAGRSASHVKKLRMVMQEMFKRARQSRLIPYDPAELLELPHVQTHQRRSITDEERAAILAVAEHHRAGLWVLTLLYTGMRPGETAALTWADVDFANNEIHVHAAKESGSQAIKGPKTDSGVRDIPIHSDLLWRLQNAKKNSFAPVFPTGAGNFQNENSLRRLWTGFKRELDLYLGAKTERNRIVESVVAPDLTPYCLRHTFCTDLQKAGVPLNVAKELMGHSDIQMTANIYTHRDSSTLHNGIALLDGTRSIGGGNGGGNREMS
- a CDS encoding 2-oxoglutarate dehydrogenase E1 component, which codes for MTDHPESTELFNQNLGKFNFGIRKLLDYYNDYSFYLSNYSSIIQRLESTYNEYIAFGRSHLTLNNESRQQLQDYINTLFKLICNASERYIKEI